In one window of Juglans regia cultivar Chandler chromosome 3, Walnut 2.0, whole genome shotgun sequence DNA:
- the LOC109010040 gene encoding protein transport protein Sec61 subunit alpha-like, with protein sequence MGGGFRVLHLVRPFLSFLPEVQSADRKIPFREKVIYTVISLFIFLVCSQLPLYGIHSTTGADPFYWMRVILASNRGTVMELGITPIVTSGLVIQLLAGSKIIEVDNSVREDRALLNGAQKLLGILIAVGEAVAYVLSGMYGSVGQLGVGNAILIIIQLCFAGIIVICLDELLQKGYGLGSGISLFIATNICENIIWKAFSPTTINSGRGAEFEGAVIALFHLLITRSDKVRALREAFYRQNLPNVTNLLATVLIFLIVIYFQGFRVVLPVRSKNARGQQGSYPIKLFYTSNMPIILQSALVSNLYFISQLLYRRYSGNFFVNLLGKWKESEYSGGQFIPVGGLAYFVTPPASLADMAAHPFHALFYLVFMLSACALFSKTWIEVSGSSARDVAKQLKEQQMVMPGHRDSNLQKELNRYIPTAAAFGGMCIGALTVLADFMGAIGSGTGILLAVTIIYQYFETFEKERASELGFFGF encoded by the exons ATGGGAGGAGGATTTAGAGTGCTGCACCTGGTCAGGCCATTTCTCTCATTTCTGCCAGAGGTTCAGAGTGCTGACAGGAAGATTCCCTTCAGAGAGAAAGTCATATACACAgtcatttctcttttcatctttCTAGTTTGCAGTCAGCTTCCTCTGTATGGAATACACTCAACAACGGGTGCCGATCCATTTTATTGGATGCGTGTTATTCTTGCATCAAACCGTGGGACTGTGATGGAGCTTGGAATCACCCCTATTGTGACATCTGGGCTAGTCATTCAACTCTTGGCTGGTTCAAAAATCATTGAAGTGGACAACAGTGTCCGTGAGGATCGTGCCCTCTT AAATGGGGCACAAAAGTTGTTAGGAATCCTGATTGCGGTTGGTGAAGCCGTTGCGTATGTCCTATCTGGGATGTATGGTAGTGTTGGTCAACTCGGTGTTGGGAATGCCATTCTTATCATTATTCAGCTTTGTTTTGCTGGAATTATTGTTATCTGCCTAGATGAACTTCTCCAGAAGGGATATGGTTTGGGCTCTGGGATCTCCCTTTTCATAGCTACCAACATCTG TGAAAACATTATTTGGAAAGCTTTTAGCCCCACAACTATCAATAGTGGCCGGGGAGCTGAATTTGAAGGTGCTGTTATTGCTTTGTTTCATCTACTGATAACTAGGAGCGACAAAGTTCGTGCTCTTCGAGAGGCTTTTTATCGGCAGAACCTCCCCAACGTTACTAATTTGCTTGCTACGGTTTTGATCTTCCTAATTGTCATCTACTTCCAAGGTTTCCGAGTAGTTCTGCCTGTTAGATCAAAGAATGCTCGAGGGCAACAGGGATCATATCCGATTAAACTTTTCTACACCTCCAACATGCCTATAATTCTCCAATCAGCCCTTGTTTCCAATCTTTATTTCATCTCCCAG CTGCTATACAGGAGGTACAGTGGAAATTTCTTTGTAAATCTGTTGGGTAAGTGGAAGGAATCTGAATATTCAGGTGGCCAGTTTATTCCAGTCGGCGGTCTTGCTTACTTTGTCACTCCACCAGCAAG CTTGGCAGATATGGCAGCCCATCCATTCCATGCTCTATTCTATCTGGTGTTTATGCTTTCAGCTTGTGCCCTCTTCTCTAAAACTTGGATTGAAGTGTCTGGGTCTTCGGCCCGAGATGTTGCTAAGCAGCTTAAG GAACAACAAATGGTGATGCCAGGACATCGTGATTCAAACTTACAGAAGGAATTGAATCGCTACATACCTACCGCAGCCGCATTTGGTGGGATGTGCATTGGTGCACTCACGGTGCTGGCGGATTTCATGGGAGCAATTGGCTCAGGAACTGGGATATTGCTTGCTGTTACAATAATCTATCAGTACTTCGAGACATTTGAGAAGGAAAGAGCGAGTGAGCTGGGGTTCTTTGGCTTTTAA